The segment TTTTCGAGCGTTTTGGCTTTAGGCAGCACGAACGTTTCACCAAACGAGTGATTGAAACGGCCGGCCAGGTCGCGGCAGACTTCGATGTGCTGGACTTGGTCTTCACCCACCGGAACGATTTGCGAGTCGTAAGCCAAAATGTCAGCCGACATCAGCACCGGGTACGTGAACAAACCAGCATCGGCAACCAACCCTTTGGCCTTCTTTTCCTTGTAGGCATGGCAGCGTTCGAGCAACCCCATTGGTGCCCCCGACAACAGAATCCAGTTCAGTTCGCTGACTTCGGGCACATGCGACTGGACAAACATCGTCGCTTTGGCAGGGTCAAGCCCGAGCGCCAACAGATCCAGCGCCGCATCAATCACGTATCCGCGCAGCCGGGCTGGATCGCGTACCGTGGTCAGGGCGTGAAGGTCGGCGATGAAGTAGAAGCCGTCGTTCTCTTCTTGCAGGTCGATGTATTGGCGAATCGCACCAAAGAAGTTGCCCCAATGGGGACGGCCGGTCGGCTGAATGCCGGAAAGTACTCGCATGGAATCGGTGATGGTTAGGAGGATTCGTAGCCCCGACACATCGTGGCAGGGTGCTGTTTGTTGGATCGCGGCGTGACCCAGGTCCGTCAGCGTCTAATCGATCTAAGAGCTCAACTGAAACAGTCGCCTAGCGTTTTCGCTTGTGACATTGGCCAGTCTTTCGGCAGTGACGCCGCGAACATCGGCCAAGCACTTTAACGTATGTTCCACGCGAGCTGGCTCGTTGGGACGCTTGCCTCGCAGCGGTTCTGGGCTGAGGTACGGAGAATCCGTTTCAACCAGCAAACGGTCTTCGGGAATCTGCCGAGCCACATCGCGCAGCTCGTCACTCTTTTTGAACGTCACCATTCCAGCGAAACTGATGTGCAAACCAAGATCTAAAAACTGGCTGGCTAGCTGCATCGATCCGGTGAACGAATGCATGATGCCTGGCGGCACAGCGGATTGCCGTGCGAGTTGTTCAAAGATCAGATCGCCACTTTCACGCATGTGAATCACCATCGGCAACTTGGTGTCACGGCAAAGTTGAAGATGTCGATCAAAATAGTCGTGTTGGTCGGCGATCGGCGTGTCGTCCCAGTAACAATCGAGCCCCGTTTCACCGATCCCGCAGACGCCGGGGCGGGCGGCAAGTTCTTCGATCACTGCAAAGTCACCTTCGCCGGCTTCCGCAACCGAGTTCGGTTGAATCCCGACAACAGCATGCAAGTAACCGGGGAACTGCGCCGCCAGATCGCAGGCTCGTCGGCTGGTTGCGACATCAATGCCGATGACGGCGATGCCGCCAACGCCAGCGCTGCGTGCTCGATCAATGACTTCGTTCACGTTTTCCAGAAACGTTTCTGAATTCAAGTGCGCGTGAGTGTCAAAGAGGTTCAGTTTCGTCATTGAAAAGTCACGCAGACCAAAAGAAGCGAGTCAGGTGATAAAACACCGGCGCGGCAAAACAAATGTTGTCAATCTGGTCCAAGACGCCCGCATGTCCTTGAACCAAGGTGCCCGTGTCAGTGACGCCGCGGTCGCGTTTGATCGCGCTCATCGTCATCGTCCCGGCACTTGCCATGACCGTCACGACGGCGCCGACGATACCGGCTTCCCAGGGATAAAACGGAGTCGCCCAGAACAGCAAGGCTGCCACTAAACCGGTGGTTACCATGGACCCGACAAACCCTTCCCAGGTTCGGGAAGCATTGATTTTTTCGGCAATCACGTGGCGCCCGGCAATCTTGCCCCAGGCACGTTCAAAGACCGAGGCAAGCTGTGCAATCAGGACAAAAAAGATGAGCACGCTGACGGTACTTCCTTGCCAAAGGTTCCCGGCGGTTTGCTTCAAATTCAAATCTAAAATTGCCGGTGCATAGCTGAGCGAATACACGCAAATCAGCAGCCCCCATTGGATTTTCGCGCTGCGTTCAAGGAACCGTTTATAGTCGCCGGCAATCGCGGCTCGTGCCGGAATGAACAGGCTTGCATAGACGGGAATCATGATGCTGTAGAAATCGTAGTAGTCGGTTCCGTTGTGCCCGCCCATTGATCCCGGCGGCGAACTGCCCAACGCAATCAGCACGTATTGCAGTGGCGTGAAGATGAAGAACACCCAGAACAGCGTCCGGTGATCGCCACGCCGGGTCGGAGTCATCGTGATGAACTCGCGCAGCGCCCAAAACGACACCAGCCCAAACAACACGACCACGCCGATCCGACCAAGCAACAAGCCAAAGGTAAAGATGACGACCATCATCCACCAAACTCGTAGCTTGTGATTGAATCGGCGCACGATCGCAGACTCGATCCCGATTTTTTCGCGTCGCGACATGATCACGCCGACGATTGTCGAGATCCCCAGCGTCCCCAGGATCACAGCCAATAGGATGTAGATCCGCGGATCACTCCACTGGGATGACTGTGTTAGGGATGACTGTGTTAGGGATGACTGCGTTAGGGATGACTGCGTCGTGGCTACCGCCGTCGCCTGGGCCAGCAAGGACAGCATTGTTAAACGCTCAGCCGCTCGATCACAGCGGCCCCCATCGCTTCGGTTCCAATCGAGTCGGCACCACGGGCGATATCCATCGTTCGCAGGCCGTCGGCAAGGACGCGTCCCACAGCCGCTTCGATCGCGTCGGCTTCAGGCTGCATGTCGAGCGAGTGTCGCAGCATCATTGCGGCGGCCAGAATCGTGGCTAGCGGATTGGCGATACTCTTGCCGGCGATGTCGGGTGCAGAACCGTGAATCGGTTCGTAAAGTCCCGGGCCACCGTCGCCCAGCGATGCGCTTGGCAGCATGCCCAGCGAACCGGGCAACATCGACGCTTCATCGGTCAGAATGTCACCGAACATGTTGCCTGTGACGACGACGTCAAAGTCCTTGGGCCGGTTGATCAGGTGCATTGCCATCGAATCAACGAGCACGACATCGTACTGAACATCCGGGAATTCTTCGGCCATCACGCGAGCGGCCACTTGCCGCCATAGCCGGCTCGGTTCCAAAACGTTCGCTTTGTCAACGCTGGTCAATCGGCCACTGCGACCTTGGGCAGCCTTGGCAGCCAATCGCACGATTCGCTCGACTTCGGGGACGCTGTAGACCATTGACTGGAACGCCGATTCGGTGTCGCCGCTGCCGGTTCGTCCGGATGGGCCAAAGTAGATCCCGCCTGTCAGTTCACGCAGGAACAGGATGTCGGTGCCTTCGATGATTTCACGCTTCAGCGGCGAGGCATCCACGAGTTCTTTGAACAGCTTGATTGGCCGCAAATTGGCAAACAGGCCGAGTTCTTTACGGATCTTCAACAAACCCGCTTCGGGACGGGTCTTGGCCGACGGGTCATCCCATTTCGGACCGCCGACGGCGCCAAGCAGAATTGCATCGGCGGCACGGCAGGCTTCAATCGTTTCGGGCGGCAACGGATCACCACAGGTATCGATGGCGATACCACCGATCATGTGCGAAGCGAACGAGAACTCGTGACCGAAAAGTTTGGCCACAGATTCCAGGACCAGACGAGCTTGTTGGACGATTTCGGGGCCGATGCCATCACCGGGCAACAGGACAAAATTGGCTTTCAACGTCAGTCGCTTTTGATTGGGGGAAAAAGATGCAGATCAACAGTTTCGGCCCTCAATCTAGCCCAGCCTAGGCCAGAAAAGTAGGCACGGACGAAAGCCAAATAACCGGCACGACCGTCAACCCCAGCCCGGACTCGCTGATCGGACCGGATTCAAAGCAATTTCCAGGCTGCAGACCTAGCCACCGAGACCCACAGTTGCGGTAGGCCGTGAGAGGCATCTGCATCCATGGCAATCCGACTTTTTCCGCTTTACCGATCTGCTATCCATGCTTTCACCCATTCAAACAGCGTCTGTTGACTCACTGACGCTGGCCCCGATCGCACTGACGCCTGTCACGTCGACGCCCGTTGTCGTGCCAGCAGTCGCGCCGGCGATCGATCTGAAAGTGCTGCACATCGTCAATGGCGAACATTTTTCGGGTGCCGAACGCGTCCAGTCTCATCTTGGCCGTTGCTTGCCAAAGTTTGGGGTCGCCGCGGATTTTGCGTGCGTCAAGCCGGGCAAATTTGCGTCGATGTTGGAAGATCCCCAAAACGTTTGGGGGACCGGCCATGACGCGGCGATGTCGCACCGCTTCGATTTGCGAGCTGCCGCCAAAGTCCGTGACTTGGCCAAGACCTACGGCTACGACGTGCTTCACGCTCATACCCCTCGTACCGCGATGATCACCTCGATCGCGGCAAAGATGACGGGGCTGCCGTGGATTTATCATGTTCACTCGCCAGCCGCACGTGATTCGTCGCGGGCAGTCACCAACCACATCAACGCATGGATTGAACGCCAAGCCCTGCGCACGTGTTCGCATCTGGTCACCGTGTCTGAAAGCCTTCGGATGGACTGCATCCGACAAGGCGTTTCCGAAGATCGAGTAACGATCGTCCACAACGGTGTCCCCGCTGTCAGACCTGAACGCTCGGTTTACCCAACGCCCAACGGTCGCTGGACCATCGGCATGGTCGCGCTGATGCGTCCGCGAAAAGGACTCGAAATCGCGATCGATGCGTTAGCCCTACTGAAGAAACGTGATCACGACGTGGTGCTAAGAGTTATCGGCCCGTATGAGACGCCCGAATACGAAGCCGGCATCCAGTCTCAAATCAATGCACTGGAGATCCGCGACCGGGTCGAACCGATTGGTTTCACATCGAACGTGCCCGAGGCTCTCGCAAAACTTGATGCGATGGTACTGCCGAGCCTCTATGGCGAAGGCCTGCCGATGGTCGTGCTAGAAGCCATGGCGGCGGCCGTCCCAGTCATCGCCACCCGAGTCGAAGGGACGCCCGAAGCGGTGACTCACGGAGTCGAAGGACTATTAGCAGAACCGCGTGATGCGGGCAGCTTGGCTGACGCGATCGAAGAACTGGTAACCGGCAAACACGAATGGCATCGCATGGCCGAATCAGCATTCCAGACCCATGCCGAAAAGTTTTCAGACCTAGCAATGGCGGGCGGGACAGCCGATGTCTACCGCAAACTTCTCAAGCTCGCCGAGTAGGCGACGGTTTCGCCGTGTCGCGTTGATCGCGAAATGAGATTTGCGGGTTCACGGCGATTTGGTCCACTATCGAACCATAGGTTCGTGAAGAGAATTGCCAACTCGTCAGCGAGACGGTGTACAATCGAAAACCGACTCCCCGTGGCAACGGCTCCCACCTCTCTTGCGAGAAACCACCCTAATGCGTACTCGTTCCTGTCTGGCGATCTGCTTTTTCGCTGCTGCAACCGTTACTTTTCTTAGCTCTCTGGCCACTGCCGCTGAACCGAAACACATCCTGATGGTCGCCGGTCGGCCGTCGCACGGTTACGGAGCACACGAGCATTACGCCGGCCTGAAGATTTTGGAAGAGTCGATCAAGGCTAGCAGCGATGATGTCGAGACGACCGTCGTTCGAGGCTGGCCCGAGGACGCTTCGCTGATTGAAAAAGCAGATACGATCGTCATCTATTCCGATGGCGGTGGCCGTCACGTCGCCATCGAGCACCTGGATGCGATCCGCGACAAGATGAACGCTGGCTGCGGCTTGGTTTGTCTGCACTATGCGGTCGAGATGGTTCCTGGTCCGCCCGGTGACGCGATGGTAGATCTGTTGGGCGGTCACTTCGAAATTAACTACAGTGTCAACCCGCACTGGATCGGCGACTTCAAGTCGTTGCCCGAGCACCCGGTCAGTCGCGGTGTGGCGCCGTTTGCGACCAACGACGAATGGTATTTCCATTTACGTTTTAACCAGGACGGACACGTGACGCCCATTTTGGCCGCGGTCGCTCCCGAGGACACCATGCGCCGGGCCGATGGCGAACACAGCGGCAACCCCTCGGTACGCAAGAGCGTTGCTGCGGGTGAAAAGCAAACGGTCGCGTGGACCTATGACCGGCCCGCCGGCGGCCGCGCGTTTGGCTTATCCGGTGGCCACTTTCATTGGAACTGGGGTCACGACGATTTGCGACGACTTGTCGTCAACGCCATTCGCTGGACCGCGGGTGAAGACATTGCCAAAACCGGTTCATCAATGGGGCAGCCGGTTTCAATTGACGAGCTGCTAGAAAACCAAGATTACGATCGCCCTAAAAACTTCAACTCTGACAAGATCAAAGAAGAATTCAAGCTCGACGCAGCAAGCAACTTATCGAAGAAAAGCAATCGCAAAGTTGGCCGTTCCGGTGGCCCCAAACCGCGTATCCTTTTTGAGTCACCACTCGTCACCAGCGAAACGCCTGGTGACCGAGTCGAAATTGAAACTTCCGTCAAAGGCGTCAAAGACTTGTACTTGGTCGTTACCGATGGTGGCGACGGATACAGCTGTGACTGGGCGGACTGGATCGATCCGCAACTGCGCCGCGGCGACAGCACCGAACTGCTAACCAACATGGAATGGAAATCCGCTGCGACGGGTTTCGGTAAAGTAAAGAAAGCCGCCAACTGCGTAGGGCTGCCGTGGTCGGTCGAAGGCGAAGCCGTCGGCTCGACTGCGATCGGGGTACACGCCAATAGCGTCATCCACTACCAGTTGTCGGGCGAATTCGATTCATTCACGGCGACCGGCGCGCTCGACACAGGCGGCAGCAGCCAACAAGGCGGCAAAGAATCCAGCGTCAAATTCGTCGTGTACGCCGACGCGGCCCCCGAAATGGCGGGTGCGGCCACCGCATCGCAAAAAAACCAACATGAGCCTGCGTTCGCGCTCGATGGTTTAGAAATTGCCGAAGGTCTGGAAGTCACGTTGTCGGCCAGCGAACCCGTCTTGCGCAGCCTGACGAACCTGGACATCGATGACCGTGGTCGAGTGTGGGTCTGTGACGTGATGAACTATCGCAAAAACAACGGGGCCCGCCCCGAAGGCGACCGCATCTTGATTTTGGAAGACACGACCGGCGACGGCGTGATGGATTCATCCAAGACGTTTTACCAAGGTCGCGACATCGACTCGGCAATGGGCATTTGTGTGCTCGGTGGCCCCCACGGCAACGAAGTCATCGTGTCGGCATCGCCAACGATTTGGCGATTCATCGACGAAGATGGTGACGACATTCCGGATCGCAAAGAAGCGATGTTCACCGAAACCGGAATGCCCCAGCATGACCACTCGGCTCACTCGTTCTTTGCGGGCCCCGATGGAAAATTGTACTGGAACTTTGGCAACACAGGCCAACAAGTCAAGGACGCAAACGGTCAAACCGTCGTCGACATCCACGGTCGTCCGGTCGTCGACGATGGCAAACCTCTGTTCGGTGGGATGCCGTTCCGATGTGACCTGGACGGGTCAAACTTTGAAGTCCTAGCCCACAACTTTCGTAACAACTGGGAAACCACCGTCGATTCGTTCGGCACGCTATGGCAAAGCGACAATGATGACGACGGCAACCAAGGCGTCCGCATCAACTTTGTCATGGAGCAGGGCAACTATGGTTACCGCGATGAATTGACCGGCGCCGGGTGGCGGGACGACCGGATGAACATTGAACAAGAGATCCCGTTTCGTCACTGGCACTTGAATGATCCGGGTGTCGTACCCAACATGTTGCAGACTGGCGCCGGTTCGCCATCGGGAATCTGTGTTTACGAAGGCAGACTACTGCCCAAACGTTTTTGGGATCAAATCATTCACTGCGATCCGGGTCCGAACGTCGTTCGCGCCTACCCGACCACTGCCGACGGTGCCGGCTATTCGGCTACGATCGAACCCTTGGTCACCGGCACAACGGACAAATGGTTTCGCCCTGCCGATGTGTGTGTTGCCCCCGACGGTTCGCTGTTCGTCACCGACTGGTACGACCCAGGTGTCGGCGGACACGCACAAGGCGACACCAACCGAGGGCGCTTGTTCCGGATCGCTCCGCCGGGCTCAACCTATCAAACGCCAAAGTTTGATTATTCCACCGTCGCCGGTGCTTGCTCGGCCCTTCGCAATCCCAACTTAGCGGTCCGCTACAAGGCCTATCAAGCTCTTCTTTCCATGGGCAGTGCCGCCGAAGCCGACTTACACGAACTGTACCAAGACCCCAACCCGCGCATCGCAGCACGGGCGTTGTGGTTGCTCGGTCGTATCGATGGCGTCGGTGCCAAGTACGTTCAAAAAGCACTGGAACATTCCAACGCTGACATTCGCATCACGGCGATTCGGTTGGCCAAAGAATTAAAACTGACACCATCAGCGGCTTGCGCGTCGGTTATTTCCGATCCGTCGGCAGCGGTTCGCCGAGAACTGGCAACCTCGCTTCGCTACGACGAATCCGCAGCGATGCCTGCGACTTGGGCAAAGCTGGCGATGCAGTACGACGGCTCGGACCGATGGTACTTGGAAGCCCTCGGTATCGGCAGCGAACTTCGATCGGCCGAGTGCTTTGATGCTTGGCTTGATGGTATTGGCGACGACTGGAACTCGCCCGCCGCACAAGACATCATTTGGCGCACACGTGCACCTAAGGCAGCAGGTTTGATGGCCAAATTGATTGCTGATCCATCGATGGAATTGGCGGCGACTGACCGTTTCTTCCGTAGTCTCGAATACCACGACGCGGCGACTCGGACGGCGGCAATGAAAAGCCTGCTTGCTCTGCAATCGGGATCGGACCGTGACGACGCGATCATCGTTCGTGCAATTGAGCGGATGAACAACTTCGACGTAGATGCTGACTCGCGAGCCAAATCGGCCATCGAACGGCAACTAAAACGCACTCGCGGCACGGTCGCTTACTTGGATTTGGTCAAGCGTTTCAATCCGGCCGGCATGCAGGACAGCTTGCTTGAATTGCTGAATAGCGACGTTGATGATTCGACCAAAGTCGAAGCGGCGGCGATGCTGGGCGAAACAGAGAACGGACCGATGGTGCTGCGAAAATCGCTGGCATCGGAATCGGTTGCCGAAGCTTCCAACGTCGCTCGCGTGCTGGGCTTGCTGGGCAATGGCCGGGCGATGAACATGCTGTCCGATACTGCGGCAAGCACTGATCGTGCGTTCGACGTCCGCAAGGAAGCCGTTGTCGGATTGTCGCGCAGCAAAGACGGCCAAGGTCGATTGATTTCGCTAGCCACCGAAGGAAAACTGCCCGCCGACACACGACTGTTAGCCGGTGGTTTGCTTGCTCGCAGCGAGGACGAGTCGATTCGCAAACAAGCGGCGGAGTGTCTGCCGCAGATCACTCAGAAAGACTCCAAGCCGCTAGCGCCGATTGACCAATTGGCAACCATGCGTGGCGACGTCGAAAACGGCATGAAGCTGTTCCGCGGTGTCGGAACCTGTGCGAACTGCCATATCGTAAAGCAGGTTGGAAAATCAGTCGGCCCGGACTTGTCAGAAATCGGCAGCAAGCTTTCGCGTGAAGCGATGTTCACGTCGATCTTGGCACCGAGCGCGGGCATCAGCCATAACTACGAGACGTATAATCTGTTGACCGCCGGGGGACAGGTTTTCAACGGATTGCTGATTTCGGAAACGCCTCAAGAAGTCACGATCCGGACGGTCGACGCGATTGATCGAAAGATCAAGCAAGACGACATCGAAGTGCTGAAGAAGGCAGAAAAATCAATCATGCCAGACAACCTTCATCACACGATGGACCAACAAGGTTTGGTCGATGTGGTCGAATATTTGATGTCTTTGACCAAGACAGGAACCTAGTCTGGCGAGTCGCCGCAGTTCAATCAGTATCGCCCCGATACGAACGTAGGCCAGGACGCTCCAACGAATCCTGGCCTACTTGTTCTTTCCCTCGAGAAGTTGCGTTAGCGAATTTGCTTGTTGTCGCTGCTTCGGCGGCTGACGCGATCCGATTGAGGGCTCATGTAATGAGTGGCCTCTTCGGCGACGAGCACTGTGTCACCCGATCGCACTTCGGTACGGAAGCGGTGATGACCGGCACGGTCGGCGATCGCAATGATTTTCATGCGAATTTCTTCACCGGCTGCGATCCGAGGGATCGAGTCGAACAGAACTTGCCCGGTGACGATTTCACCGCTTTGACCTTCGACACGTTTCGGTTCGATACCGTGGCTGAACTGGGCCAACGCCTTGACGTCTTTGGCTTCGCGGCTGCCACGGTTGCGAACGATGACTTCGTACGTCACTTCGGTGCCAATCGGAGCTGGCGCGATTGGGTCATTGATCGTTAGCACCAAGTCCGAGATCGATTCGACTCGAGTCGTCAGAGCCACATCCGCGAATCCGGCGGCGGTTCCCTTGCAATCAAATGCGAAGACGTGTTCGCCAGTCGCGGTCATGTTACAGCGGAACTGGTAATCTCGTTGGGCACCGGGTGCCAAGGTCGCGATTTCCCATCGCAGCGTATTGGCCCGCAGCTGAGCACCTTCGATACCACCCAAGTATTTCGCACCGGCTGGCAGACGCAGAGTTGCGACGACATTCTGAGTCGTTGCCGATCCCACGTTTTGCAGCTGCAAGTTGTACATCGCTTCGGTGTTTTGGTACTTCAGTTCTGGACCGTTAAGCACCGCTTCGATTTGGGCAGCCGAGACGCGAATTGTCTTCGCGGCTTCCGCACGCAAGTCCAAGTCGCCCATCGCCAAACCGTGAATCTTCAAGTCACCCAAGTCTTGTGCGGTCAGCTCGACATCGAACTGAGCTTCCTTGCCGGCTGGGATGTCTCCGATTCGCTGAGTTTGCGGCGTCGCCGAGTTTGGTGACAGCGTGAACACCACGTTCGGAGCCACTCCGTCACCGGGGTTCAGTACGCGGACTTTGTAGGTTTGCGATTCGCCGTAAACGACTTCTTGAGGACCTTCGATCGTCAGGTCCAGTCGTGGCTCATGCACGTTGATTTGAGCGACACTCTTTTGCGGCATCAGTGTCCAGTCGACGTCGACATCGTGAGTACCGCTGCGAGCTGCGTTCAAGCGAACGAACAGTGTTTCTGACGTACCGGCTGGCAACTGTTGGATCGTCCAAACCAATCGCTCGACGGTTCCTTCGCCTTGGCTTTCGACTTCGCCGTGAGTCACGTTTTGACCGCGAACTTCGGCCCAGTCCGGAATCATCGCTCGCACGATTAACCCTTCGGCGTCAATCGCACCACGATTTTCAACGCGAATCTCGTATTCGTTGGTTTGACGAATCGTGACTTCCTTGGGCCCACGGGTGACCACTCGGATCCCTGGCAATTCCGATGATGCCATCCCCGCACCAAGTGCAGTCGAACCTTGCGACACTGCCGAACGCATTTGATTGCGAACGTCTGTGTTCGATCGGTTGAACTGGTCGTCATCGGCAGCTAGATT is part of the Rubripirellula reticaptiva genome and harbors:
- a CDS encoding PVC-type heme-binding CxxCH protein, which produces MRTRSCLAICFFAAATVTFLSSLATAAEPKHILMVAGRPSHGYGAHEHYAGLKILEESIKASSDDVETTVVRGWPEDASLIEKADTIVIYSDGGGRHVAIEHLDAIRDKMNAGCGLVCLHYAVEMVPGPPGDAMVDLLGGHFEINYSVNPHWIGDFKSLPEHPVSRGVAPFATNDEWYFHLRFNQDGHVTPILAAVAPEDTMRRADGEHSGNPSVRKSVAAGEKQTVAWTYDRPAGGRAFGLSGGHFHWNWGHDDLRRLVVNAIRWTAGEDIAKTGSSMGQPVSIDELLENQDYDRPKNFNSDKIKEEFKLDAASNLSKKSNRKVGRSGGPKPRILFESPLVTSETPGDRVEIETSVKGVKDLYLVVTDGGDGYSCDWADWIDPQLRRGDSTELLTNMEWKSAATGFGKVKKAANCVGLPWSVEGEAVGSTAIGVHANSVIHYQLSGEFDSFTATGALDTGGSSQQGGKESSVKFVVYADAAPEMAGAATASQKNQHEPAFALDGLEIAEGLEVTLSASEPVLRSLTNLDIDDRGRVWVCDVMNYRKNNGARPEGDRILILEDTTGDGVMDSSKTFYQGRDIDSAMGICVLGGPHGNEVIVSASPTIWRFIDEDGDDIPDRKEAMFTETGMPQHDHSAHSFFAGPDGKLYWNFGNTGQQVKDANGQTVVDIHGRPVVDDGKPLFGGMPFRCDLDGSNFEVLAHNFRNNWETTVDSFGTLWQSDNDDDGNQGVRINFVMEQGNYGYRDELTGAGWRDDRMNIEQEIPFRHWHLNDPGVVPNMLQTGAGSPSGICVYEGRLLPKRFWDQIIHCDPGPNVVRAYPTTADGAGYSATIEPLVTGTTDKWFRPADVCVAPDGSLFVTDWYDPGVGGHAQGDTNRGRLFRIAPPGSTYQTPKFDYSTVAGACSALRNPNLAVRYKAYQALLSMGSAAEADLHELYQDPNPRIAARALWLLGRIDGVGAKYVQKALEHSNADIRITAIRLAKELKLTPSAACASVISDPSAAVRRELATSLRYDESAAMPATWAKLAMQYDGSDRWYLEALGIGSELRSAECFDAWLDGIGDDWNSPAAQDIIWRTRAPKAAGLMAKLIADPSMELAATDRFFRSLEYHDAATRTAAMKSLLALQSGSDRDDAIIVRAIERMNNFDVDADSRAKSAIERQLKRTRGTVAYLDLVKRFNPAGMQDSLLELLNSDVDDSTKVEAAAMLGETENGPMVLRKSLASESVAEASNVARVLGLLGNGRAMNMLSDTAASTDRAFDVRKEAVVGLSRSKDGQGRLISLATEGKLPADTRLLAGGLLARSEDESIRKQAAECLPQITQKDSKPLAPIDQLATMRGDVENGMKLFRGVGTCANCHIVKQVGKSVGPDLSEIGSKLSREAMFTSILAPSAGISHNYETYNLLTAGGQVFNGLLISETPQEVTIRTVDAIDRKIKQDDIEVLKKAEKSIMPDNLHHTMDQQGLVDVVEYLMSLTKTGT
- a CDS encoding TatD family hydrolase translates to MTKLNLFDTHAHLNSETFLENVNEVIDRARSAGVGGIAVIGIDVATSRRACDLAAQFPGYLHAVVGIQPNSVAEAGEGDFAVIEELAARPGVCGIGETGLDCYWDDTPIADQHDYFDRHLQLCRDTKLPMVIHMRESGDLIFEQLARQSAVPPGIMHSFTGSMQLASQFLDLGLHISFAGMVTFKKSDELRDVARQIPEDRLLVETDSPYLSPEPLRGKRPNEPARVEHTLKCLADVRGVTAERLANVTSENARRLFQLSS
- the trpS gene encoding tryptophan--tRNA ligase, producing the protein MRVLSGIQPTGRPHWGNFFGAIRQYIDLQEENDGFYFIADLHALTTVRDPARLRGYVIDAALDLLALGLDPAKATMFVQSHVPEVSELNWILLSGAPMGLLERCHAYKEKKAKGLVADAGLFTYPVLMSADILAYDSQIVPVGEDQVQHIEVCRDLAGRFNHSFGETFVLPKAKTLENGAKVPGTDGQKMSKSYDNTLPLFCDDKLDTVKKISKQIMRITTDSRAMEDAKDPEGDHLYDLYRLFASDAEVEAMAAMYRRGGFGYGEVKKAIAEASEAYFGPAREKRADLEKNLDYVHEALRAGAERARTVAAEVLSRAQTACGLR
- a CDS encoding phosphatidate cytidylyltransferase codes for the protein MLSLLAQATAVATTQSSLTQSSLTQSSLTQSSQWSDPRIYILLAVILGTLGISTIVGVIMSRREKIGIESAIVRRFNHKLRVWWMMVVIFTFGLLLGRIGVVVLFGLVSFWALREFITMTPTRRGDHRTLFWVFFIFTPLQYVLIALGSSPPGSMGGHNGTDYYDFYSIMIPVYASLFIPARAAIAGDYKRFLERSAKIQWGLLICVYSLSYAPAILDLNLKQTAGNLWQGSTVSVLIFFVLIAQLASVFERAWGKIAGRHVIAEKINASRTWEGFVGSMVTTGLVAALLFWATPFYPWEAGIVGAVVTVMASAGTMTMSAIKRDRGVTDTGTLVQGHAGVLDQIDNICFAAPVFYHLTRFFWSA
- a CDS encoding glycosyltransferase family 4 protein, whose translation is MLSPIQTASVDSLTLAPIALTPVTSTPVVVPAVAPAIDLKVLHIVNGEHFSGAERVQSHLGRCLPKFGVAADFACVKPGKFASMLEDPQNVWGTGHDAAMSHRFDLRAAAKVRDLAKTYGYDVLHAHTPRTAMITSIAAKMTGLPWIYHVHSPAARDSSRAVTNHINAWIERQALRTCSHLVTVSESLRMDCIRQGVSEDRVTIVHNGVPAVRPERSVYPTPNGRWTIGMVALMRPRKGLEIAIDALALLKKRDHDVVLRVIGPYETPEYEAGIQSQINALEIRDRVEPIGFTSNVPEALAKLDAMVLPSLYGEGLPMVVLEAMAAAVPVIATRVEGTPEAVTHGVEGLLAEPRDAGSLADAIEELVTGKHEWHRMAESAFQTHAEKFSDLAMAGGTADVYRKLLKLAE
- the leuB gene encoding 3-isopropylmalate dehydrogenase; translated protein: MKANFVLLPGDGIGPEIVQQARLVLESVAKLFGHEFSFASHMIGGIAIDTCGDPLPPETIEACRAADAILLGAVGGPKWDDPSAKTRPEAGLLKIRKELGLFANLRPIKLFKELVDASPLKREIIEGTDILFLRELTGGIYFGPSGRTGSGDTESAFQSMVYSVPEVERIVRLAAKAAQGRSGRLTSVDKANVLEPSRLWRQVAARVMAEEFPDVQYDVVLVDSMAMHLINRPKDFDVVVTGNMFGDILTDEASMLPGSLGMLPSASLGDGGPGLYEPIHGSAPDIAGKSIANPLATILAAAMMLRHSLDMQPEADAIEAAVGRVLADGLRTMDIARGADSIGTEAMGAAVIERLSV